In the genome of Cydia strobilella chromosome Z, ilCydStro3.1, whole genome shotgun sequence, one region contains:
- the LOC134754751 gene encoding uncharacterized protein LOC134754751: MTETEQREVIAARGRAKGSITRLKNNLDREALLNSPIELALAKKTRLLEAFCEYERLTSKVVSLFSSPPATLATDDEEVEENYISLVAQLDSIINVIRLRDDPPQVNATNSSAGVSVKSENLKLPRVVIKTFTVVKQHLATLKNLGEPVDKWDAIIICILSKKIDLPTYRAFQLERNNNVSPTVKEFLGYVEKRALAFENTDVQKGPSQSFVSHPVAAQAKPPAHQPQLQCSYCKSAHRIYNCPSFKLASPQKRIEFASTNNLCKICLLQHKRKCKFHFRCEVCKLTVCCIKTNLLLL, from the exons ATGACAGAGACCGAACAGAGAGAGGTTATAGCAGCGCGAGGACGCGCTAAAGGCTCAATTACACGTTTAAAAAACAACTTGGACCGAGAAGCGCTCTTAAATTCGCCGATAGAGTTAGCGTTAGCAAAAAAAACTAGACTTCTAGAGGCCTTTTGTGAATATGAGCGTCTTACTAGCAAGGTTGTCTCGCTTTTTTCCTCCCCGCCAGCTACTCTCGCCACCGATGATGAGGAGGTTGAAGAGAACTACATTTCTTTAGTAGCGCAGTTAGATAGCATCATAAATGTTATCCGCCTAAGGGATGATCCTCCTCAAGTGAACGCTACCAACAGCAGCGCAGGAGTAAGTGTCAAGTCGGAGAACCTCAAACTGCCTCGGGTCGTGATAAAAACATTCACAG TTGTAAAACAGCATCTTGCTACTCTAAAAAACCTGGGGGAGCCTGTGGACAAGTGGGATGCTATAATCATCTGCATCCTCTCGAAGAAAATCGACCTCCCTACGTACAGGGCATTCCAACTGGAACGTAACAATAATGTGTCTCCCACGGTAAAGGAATTCCTAGGTTACGTGGAAAAACGTGCCCTAGCATTTGAAAACACTGACGTGCAGAAGGGGCCTTCGCAGAGCTTTGTCAGCCATCCTGTAGCTGCACAAGCAAAGCCGCCAGCGCATCAGCCTCAGCTGCAATGTTCATACTGTAAGTCTgcacacagaatatataattgCCCGAGTTTTAAATTAGCTTCTCCTCAAAAACGTATAGAGTTCGCTTCAACTAACAACTTGTGTAAAATTTGTTTGTTGCAACACAAGCGCAAATGTAAATTTCATTTTCGGTGTGAGGTGTGCAAGCTAACAGTTTGTTGCATCAAGACGAATCTCCTACTCCTGTAG